AGCACCTACCTATTGGCCCACTGACCCAAGAAAAATACCAGACTTGGTGGACTTCTGTGTCACAAAAGGAATTCCTTCAAGCTGCTTTAAGTGCACATCTACTCAAGACCTTTCATCCGATCATAGTGTTGTCCTAGTGGAAGTTTCTCAGAAAATCGTACGCTTGCAACCTCCCTTACGGCTTCATGGCCGAAAAACCAACTGGGAACTATTCCGTTACTTAGTTGAATccagaattaataataatttgcctCTGAGAAGCGATGACAATATGATGACGGCAGTCGAACACTTTAACAAGTGCATTCAAGATGCAGCATGGGAAAGTACTCCAGAGACACAGACAGAAAATTATAATTGGGATGACTGCTCGAAATCAGTTCGTGATCTATTAGCTGAGAAACGGCAGGCACGTAAACAGTGGCAGACTACTAGATATCGCGGTGACAAAAAGCACCTCAACTACCTGACGACTAGGCTAAAAGAAGTCTTGAGCAAAGAGAGTAATGAAAACACTCAGAACAAATTGCGCAATCTTGACGCGTCAGCCAATAGTGACTACTCGTTATGGAAAGTGACAAAAACCTTAGACAGATCTACCGTCTCTAGACCACCTTTACGTAAACAAGATGGGTCCTGGGCAAAAACTGACAAAGAGAAAGCAGAAACCTTTGCGAGTCATTTAGACAACGTTTTCATACCAAACCCAAACCAAAACCCAGAAAGAAAAGATTATGCTCAACTTCTTAAATGCCTTAAAGAACCTTTTCAACTGGACCTTCCAATAAAAAAGATTAAGAAAACGGAGACTGCTGCGgtcattaaaaacttaaataaaaaaaaggctcCAGGATATGACCTAATTACGGCCAAAATTCTATATGAACTACCTGAAAAAGCAGTATTATTCTTGACACAGCTATTCAACTGTATATTGAAAAGAGGTCTCTTCCCTCCACAATGGAAAGTAGCACAAATCATAATGATACCTAAACCTGGCAAGCCCCGGGAAGAAGTCTCCTCATACAGACCAATCAGCCTGCTGCCTATTTTGTCAAAGGTCATGGAAATCCTGTTCTTAAAACGGCTGAATGCTGTAATAGCAGAAgcaaaaataatacctaaccaTCAATTTGGTTTTCGGCAGAAGCATGGTACCATTGAGCAGGTTCATCGCTTGgttgaaaatatacataatgcTTACGAAAATAAGAAGTATTGCTGTGCAGCCTTTTTGGATATATCCCAAGCCTTTGACAGTCTGGCATGATGGCctactttgtaaaataaaaaagaaccttCCAACAAACTACTACATCTTCCTAAGGTCATATCTGGCAGATAGGCGTTTTTATGTCAAGCAAGGAGAAGACACAACAAATCTTCATAACATACATGCAGGGGTACCCCAGGGAAGCGTCCTTGGTCCGACCTTGTATCTGCTTTTTACTTCAGATTTACCATTAACAGAGGGAGTGGTTATAGGTACTTTCGCTGATGACACAGCAGCTCTAGCAGTCCATGAGAATCCGGTACAAGCTAGCCTTGTGCTTCAAACCAGCCTAGATAACATTTCTGAATGGCTAGAATACTGGAGAATCAAAGCTAATGAGAGTAAATCGGTACAGGTCACTTTTACTATGAGACATGACACTTGTCCGGCAGTAATGCTAAACAATGTGCAAATTCCACAAGCAAAAGAAGCCAGATATCTTGGACTTTACTTGGATAGTCGTCTCACATGGAAAAAGCACATATTTACCAAACGTAAAGCTCTAGGCATCCTGCTCAACAAAATGTACTGGCTTTTCAAGAAAGGGTCTGGTCTCTCGCTTGACAACAGGCTGCTGCTGTACAAGTGCATTTTGAAACCTGTCTGGACTTATGGGATCCAACTCTGGGGAACCGCCTCCAACTCAAACATAGAAATTCTACAAAGGTTTCAGTCCAAGATGCTGAGAATAGTTACAAACGCACCCTGGTTTGTAACTAACCAGCAATTGCACCAGGACCTACAAATAAGATCTGTAAAAGAAGAAATTACACACTCTATGAAAGGCTACAAGAAGCGCCTAGATAACCATCCAAACATACTTGCAACACAATTAATGAAGAATGAGTCCAAATTTAAAAGACTAAAAAGAAAAGCTCCTGCTGAcctttaataaagaaaagaataCATAGGGTTCATGTCACTGGATGTGATGCCCTTCAAGTCAACAACAACATACAGACCATTTGCtgaatgtttttaataacagattgcaaagaaaaaacaccacaaaaaaaaaaaaaaaaatttgtatatcAATTAACGAAGAACATTAACATGGGTATTAGTTATAAAAttgacaataataaaacaagtatttctatttatgaatggattttttgagttttttttttaaagaaagcaATTTGCACCTATAGTGCATAACCTAGTTAAAaaacttgtgcacgccactgaggaGTGGGTATGATAATAGAATAGGCAGGGATTGAAGCACCACCTCTCACTCAATGGTCCAACTgatttactgttgagctattgagacttaaAGTTGATTTTTGATAATTCAAATAGTCGTTCAGTTTTAGTTGTATATATAGCGTAGATACATTAATTTAGTTTTGGTTTGGTTTTAGTCATAGTCATGTCACCACATGTGTTCTGAATTGGACGACTACTGAGAGCTCACATGCACAATtctgtgtttacttacattacatattatttaagtacataCACTGCtgacacttcctgaacacacagcTCTACATagcatacaatattatataggtattataaaattaaatatcattacttgttcttgttgttgtttgttgcCGAAATACagaatcttaattttaaaaacaatgaccttgaaaaaactataaaaagttatgaaattagGCTGAACATAAACAGATCCACGGTGAACAAGGATTTAAATTGCTCCACGCCAATCAGTGCAAcgaaaagaaagaataaaacaaGTCCTTCTCCCTCAACGTCTTCTAACTTGAATCACAGGACACAAGTTAATGTATCACCGATGTCCAAAGATAAACAAGGTCGTGAATCGTCGAAGTCGAAACCGAAAAATTCGTTGGTGCCATCAGCGCAGTTAAACTCTCAAAAACAGCTAAATTATTTGCCAACCGCACGCAGCTCTCATGCGCCGACGGCTAGTCGTACGGAACTAAATTCAAAGCTGCCTTCGAGTACAGAAAAAATAGGAATATATATTATTGGTGATCAGCAACTAAGTAAACTATCATCAGAAATGTATTATTCGAGATTGCATACAGGAAATGACGGCTATTCAATTCAAGGATTAATTAAGCCAAATGCTACATGTACCCAGACATTAATTGACTGTGTAAACCTATGTAAAACATTAAATGACAAGGATATTGTAATTTTAGGAATTGGTGCCAATGAAAATAGTCCGTATAAGATGTATTCAGAGTTAAGTAACATATTGCATacattaagaaataataaagtatatattgTAAACGTTTTCCACAATCCctacttaaatacctacatgctaaataatatgataaaattgCTCTGTAGAAACTATTCAAATTGCTCATTTATATCTTTAAATTTCGACTGCtacaataaaaactatataaaacaaCTAAGTTATAAGTTAAATATCGAAATTGACTATATAAGTTATAGTAAACATTACATTACTGGCTTAAAATCGGTAAAAGCTAAACCCCAATCCAACATACTGTCATACAAGGGTACTATTCCATATTATTTCAATAGACAACAAAAACATGCATCTTCGTTAGCTACACAAAAACGTTTCCCAGTTCAGAACCCATCGGTATGTCAAATTAAACAAATGGACAGAGGAACTATTCCctattattttccaaaaatctcGAAGCCTGAATGTACTAATTCAATGTTTTTTCGAGAATAACGTATACACACTACTTCACCAAAACATAGCAGGTATATTGGCTAAGGTAGACTATTTTGATATAACGTTAGAATATCTCATCACGAACAAAATTCTCAATAGCATTGACATTATATGCCTAACCGAAACTTTTATCAAACGAGGTTCCGAGtcaaacttgaaaataaataactatgttGTTGCTTCACATTTTACTAGATCTACACAGAAACGAGGTGGGACatgtatattgttaaaaaaacatttagaatATAAAACTCTCTCTGacctatacaaaattataaaaccgATAGAAATTCATTTTGAATACTGTGCTGttaaaattatatcaataaatcTCACTGTTGTCTGCATATACAGGACACCTACATCCgatattaacttattttatgaaaaattggAACTATTGTTACATAGACTAAATCCAAACTCAAAGAAACCACTTGTCCTTTGTGGTGACTGGAATATAAATATGTTGGTCAAAAACAAGTGTTCTGATAGGTTACAATCAATATTGACTAGCCATAATCTCACTAACCACATTCTAAAGCCCACTAGAAAACTGTCCTGTATTGATCTGATAGTATCTAACATTGTGGATATAAAGTCAGTTATTCATTATCTTGCATTGTCAGACCATGAAACGGCACAGTCAATAACTTTCAAATGTAGTAAGGTAACttctcatcctcctcgtaacaaaaTGACTTGGTTTGAGACTAAACgagatttttcaaaagataatattaataaatttgtgCAATGCATATCAGCGTTATCATTTCAGGAGGTGTACGAGCAGGATGAGACAAACAAAGCTTTTAGCCAACTACACGAACTTTTGACTCTTTTTCATGCACTGTGCTTTCCtgaaattaatgttaaaattgtaaataaagaaattaaaaacagatGGCTATCTAAGGGTATAAAAAGGTGCTGTATAAATAAGCGTCGtctatatttgaaatttttacaatCACCAgacaataaacatataaatcaaACAAAGTATAAGAAGTATTCGCGACTACTTAAAAGTTGTATTGAAAAATCACAAgcaattactaataaaaagtttatagCGAGATCTAAGAATAAGTCCAAAGCGTCTTGGGATATAATTAATAACAGTTTTCAATCTAAAATATCGAATAGAGAAATAAGTAATGTTAAATATCAGGGCATTACTTATTCCACCCCAAGTATAATTACAGAAGTATTTAATAACTTCTTTCTGGACATTAGCAATAAATCTAATGATGttgattataaacaaaatttgactTGTGACATAAATAGTAATCATAAAACACTGTATCTGACGCCAACAAACATAGACGAtgtatataaaacaattttaggaCTAAATATGACGAACTCAACGGGATATGACAACTTAAATACTAGACTTCTAAAACGCTGTGCTGCTTATTTGGCACCGCCACTTAtgcatattataaatctatcttTTGTGGAAGGTGTGTTTCCAGAAAAACTCAAGTTGTCAATTGTAAAGCCAGTATACAAAAAAGACGATAAAAGTGATATAAAAAACTACCGTCCTATAACTCTAATACCTGTACTctcaaaagttttagaaaaaattatgcacaataaactatttagttttatatcacACTGCAACATACTAAAAGATGAGCAATATGGCTTTAGAAAGAATTGCAGTACTACACTAGCCTGCTATAATCTTAACAAAGTTATCACAGAGAACCTTAATGCGAAGGAGTCGGTTGTATGTATCTTTCTAGATATGACCAGAGCATTTGATCTAGTTTGTCATAAAACTCTTCTAGATAAATTGGAAAAGTATGGTATTAGAGGAAAATGTTTACAGTGGTTGGAAAGTTACCTTAGCAATAGAATGCaatgtgttgaaattttaaatacaaataattttcgATGTAATACATAccgatcaaattttaaaattcaaaatccatatGGTGTTCCTCAAGGCAGTATCCTaggtcctttattatttattttgtatataaatgaccTCCCGAATGTCATCAAACACAAATGCATTATGTATGCTGATGATACAACTATTGTCGTTACTGGCAAGGATAGATCAACTATTGAGTTTGAATGTAACGATGCTTTATCAAAAGTTATCCAATGGTTAGACAGAAATAATTTGTCAGTCAACATgcagaaaacaaaatttattcaatatatgCCATATAACAACATAtcctcaaatttcaaaattagttataaaGGGTCGTCTATAAATGAAGTAGAAACTACAACTTTCTTGGGGATAATAACTGATAAATATTGCAATTGGAAATCCCACATCGAACAATTATGCGCCAAGTTGGATAGATTTGTATTTGTTCTTAGAAGATTATATCAAACCAACAGTTACAAAACAGCTTTGTTGGCATATAATGGATATGTTTCTTCACTGCTAAGGTATGGAATCATCTTATGGGGAAACTCCGTACTTATAAACACTGTGTTCGTTAAGCAAAAGGCTTGTTTGAGGGCCTTATGTGGCTTGCACACGCTTGACTCATGTAGACCTTTGTTTAAAAGGTTCAATGTTCTCCCTCTGCCTTGTTTGtatatattagaaatattattactagttaaaagatatcctaaatattttaaaagttacaatgagttaagtgatgtcaggcgaagaagaaaagataagctaataatgccaccaaaaaggcttgacatgttcgctaagagtgtacattgtagtgcaatttcaatatataacaaactaccagatatctataagattgacaatgtaaatagtttcaagagtaaggtttctaaaatgcttatggataaatgtttctataacttaaatgagtatttaaattacaaattttaatgatattctttttttttttttttgacgtatgataaatattttgacataattttaattgacatgtgtgtttgacataattttaattgacattttaacatttcactggtaataattacttgactttgcactaaatttaacaaggtttaataattttgacagtatatattatgactattattttattttatctgtcacagtagttttgagttaaatttgtcataatcattgaatcttaaaatgttaaattgtataagctattacatatgttttcttttttttatttgtttgcttttaaattaggattatacatagtctatttaaatttttcatacaccaaattattatggtagagagtatcagggtcttattatatttaattaatctttgtaaacctgctttctgatgaataaataaattattattattattattattattattgtttactatgtgctactcaatgaaattaagattaTTGGCTTTTATTTGCCTCAGGTTTGAAGCACTAATTACATATCTCCATTACAAAATCTTTGGCATAGCTTGATAATGATACATTTATATGTAATCTAGTTGAAATGTTAACGACAGCGGCAGACAGCTTCAAATGCTCTCCAAGCTATGGAATGTTGTTCAGTAAATATTAGTATTGAAGTATTTTAGCAAGTAGTTGATAAATGAGcaaatttattaactttatgAATTTTCTAACTTAATCTGGAGGCAATCACACTGAACCAATTGAAATTACATTCTACTAACAGCATATCAACACACTAGCACCATATTTTTGcaagtagaatacaaaatttgattattaataataataataataatttatttatttgctttaaacatggattacatttgttataaaattaaatatacaattaattattcgatccaaacatgtcttgcctataggcgtgcaaaatatttataaaatgtgtcaatggaacaatacctaaattacaaaacaatataagagaaaattatgtcaaattttttaaaaatgtcaattattacaattagtcaaaattttagttgaaaatagtctttgtagttatatatatttgcaaCCGTTGCAAATATATATAACCGGCTGCTGCTTCTGAAACCGTTGCACAAAGCCTTTTTAGCAGATATGTGAATTTATCCACCTTTAAGCATACATTGTCTACGTGTGGTTTCCAGTTACAGTAGGACAGTCTATTGTGACACCTAAGAAAGTCGCTGTATTCGTTTCTTGGATATTAATACCGTTAAAATTTACAATAGTAATAACcttaatatcaattattaagaATATTACTATTGTAAATTCTGAAGTTTATAAATTGGCTTTTTAagattaatatttcaattattgttattaagtcaaattcaaattcaaaattcatttatttcaagtaggctcagtttacaagcacttttgacacgtcagttgactatttgtaaagattctaccaccggttcggaaggcaggttctgctgagaagataccggcaagaaactcaacagttgctcttttgaaaaagtcatacagtattacaatttacatttgataacaattaaattaattaaattacaatttcttatagttttatttcctgtgtgaaggtggaagctgatccaatggcctccaagcacctttgtcgttaaggaactcatcaatagtgtagtaacctcgactaagtaaatgttttttaacacattgcttaaagttgtgcattggcaggtccatcacagtcttgggttCTTAATTAAGCCAGTGAGTAATGTCATGAAGTACTTTAATTGACTCTAATTCAATTGTTTGTTGGtcatttgcttttataataattgtagtgTCATCAGCGTATTGAATACATTTATGATTTACAGAATCTGGTAAATCATTAGAATATAACAGAAATAGAAGTGGTCCAAGTATACTCCCCTGTGGTACACCGCAAGAGTTAGTCCTTAGAtccgatttatatattttcttatgttTACCCAAGATTCTAGTTATTTCAACATATTGTTGCCTATCTGTTAGATAACTCTTTACCCAATCATATGACGTACCTCTGATACCATAAGTGTATAATTTACTTAGAAGTATTTCATGTGAGACAGAGTCAAATGCCTTActcatatctaataataaagcaactgtgatgtttttatcattaagtCCTTCAGTAACAGATTTGATGAAATCGAAACAAGCCGTGACGGTGGAGTTATTTTTTCGAAAACCGTATTGTTGTGGGTACAAGAGTTTATACTTAAtaagataattatataatttattatggaaAATCTTTTCGAATATTTAGATATAACCAGTATTAGAATTGGTCTGTAGTTTTGAATATCTGTTTTTTCACCCTTTTTAAACAGAGGTTTTACTATTGAATTGAACATGGCGAGGCGAAAAAGATCGTTGACTGTTTTATGCCAGTCTACTTTTTGTAGCCAGGACTTCCTCTTTCCgggaaaaacaaacaaacaaacaatcaaatctttcctctttgtaatattagtatagataatttctAATTACTTAGCAGCTTGTCCTTAGACATAGGCCTATCAATCTTCACTTTTCCTTTTTCTGTTTTCATAAAGAAAAATTCCATAAGAAAAAGATGAAAGATttgtaattttagtatgtaataaataaacaaaaacttatttaaaatacaatttataatattaattaagaaaatgagGTTTCTGTAATCTTCTCAGATTTCTGAGGACTTctagattttctaaattattagtcatatttgaaagatattgcatattcttaaaaaataattgtatcatTCCAGGTTTCAAATAATCACCGACATCTACAGCACTCGTGAATTACGACAAGAGTGcacttcttcatcgcaagtcTACCCGAGGACTCAATACAAGTGTATGTATAGAGCTTACTCTAGTTTAAAATCTTGTGCACTGAGGACAAACCACAATGTCTTACCTCGGCATGATTAAACAAGAATGTGATGAGTCAGAAGCGGAACAAGACAGCGACGAGCAAAACACAAGTACTCTAGATACAAATACTCAAAATGACTGGCAGATTTCAATCAAGGAAGAGTTCACTTGTAATACAGAAATAGATTTGGGCGTAGACGTTGTTGTACCTGAACAATTTGAATTTCTCGAACACATTACGTACACTTGTGACATCTGTTCTGAAAAGTTATTCCAAGACATTGATTTATGTATCCACATGAGATCCCATCGCGATTACAGTGACAGCTTCAAGATGGTTCGCTGCAACCATTGTAAATACATTCCTGTGAACATATACGACTTGGCGACGCACATCAAGAGTCATTCAATGGACGAGGACTCCTTCAACTGCCACGTGTGCGACTTCAGCAGCATCGACATATACAGCCTGAGCGTGCACCTGGACGCACACGTCAGCGACCCGGTGTACAAACACTACTCCTTCGACTGGAAGAGGAATAGAGTCAAAGCAAAGCAAAGGAAAAGTCAagataaattgaaatattacacGTGCAAAGTGTGCAATTACAGATGTCTGAAGAGACGGTCGTTGGAAGTGCACATGTTCACTCACACGGGCAAGAGATCGTTCCCCTGCAACCTGTGCGACTTCCGGGGGCTGACTCTGCGCGAGCTGAAGAGACACTGGACCAGACACATGCAGAAAACGAAACTTGTGACTCCCCATGTGTACAAGTGTAAGTTCTGTCCGTTCAAAACTGGTAACGATCAGTTCGCTCTGGAGAGACACATGAAGTCTCACACCGACATGGGCAACACGAACAAACCGTTCACTTGTATGTACTGCAAGTGTACGTTTCGGTATATGACCGCGTTGTGGAGACACATCCGGATCCACACCGGCGAGGAGCCTTACTCGTGTAACAAATGCAAATACACTTGCTCTACGTTGAGCAGTTTGAAGATGCACGAACAAACACACACTGGTGAAAAGGCATACGAGTGCGCCCACTGCGCATACATAACTAGGCACAGACGCAATATAGTTTTACACACAAAAAAGCACGAAGAGGCTCTCCCCTGTACGAAGCAGAATACTTTAACGTTCCACAGTCTAACAAACACaggagaaaaaaaacatttgtgtaaaaactgtgATTGTGCGACTGAAGATGTGAGTGATTTAGTAGATCACATGCAAAAACACGCAAAAAAACCATCAACACGAGCGAAGTTGAAAAATCAAAAGAATGTAACGTCTCACAAACTAACACACACCGAAGAAAAACCGCATTTGTGCACACATTGTGATTATGTGACAGAAGATTTAAATGATTTGGTAGTTCACATGCAAGAACATACAAAAACAGAACCAAAACACGAGAAGTTGACCAATCAAACGACTATAACATCTGACAATCTAACACACACAGAAGAAAAACTAGTTTTGTGTAAACATTGTGATTATGTGACTGAAGATTTAAACAATTTGGTAGTTCACATGcaaaaacacacaaaaacagAACCGAAACACGAGAAGTTGACCATTCAAACGACTATAACATCTGACAATCTAACACACACCGAAGAAAAACCACATTTGTGTAAACATTGTGATTATGTGACTGAAGATTTAAGTAATTTGCTGGATCACATgaaaaaacacacaaaaacagAACCAGAAAACGAGAAGTTGACCAATCAAAACACTTCAACGTCTCACGAAAGAAagaaatacagaaaaaaaaccACATATGTGTAAAAACTGTGACTACGCGACTGATGATTCGACTGATTTGGTGGATCACATGCAAAAACACGCAAAAGAACACCCGTTGAAACTTGCGTGTCTCTATTGCAAGTTCAAGTGCTCGAAGCGATCGCAGCTGTCGGAGCACCTGAGGAGTCACGACGCGTACCACCGCTGCGCGGAGTGCGGGTACGCCACGCTCGCGCGCCAGACGTACGAGGCGCACGTGCGGTCGCACGACAAGTCGCTGGCGTGCTACGCGTGCGACTACGTGTGCACGAGCGCCGGCGACCGCGCGGCGCACGCGCGCACGCACTGCAACGAGAAGCCGTTCCAGTGCCTGTCGTGCGGCGTGGGCTTCCACAGGAAGTACCAGCTGCAGCGACACCGCGGCGAGCGCATGTGTGCGAGAGCTAATACACTCGGACAGTTGACACAACTAGAATAGTTGACACAACTCCTAACTACTATACAAGTTAACCCGTTTCAgtcttagatttttttttttaagaatatttgccatatcttttgtcatcatcatcattatcaacccatattcggctcactgctgagcccgagtctcctctcagaacgagaggtgttaggtcaatagtccaccacgctggcccaatgcggattggcagacttcacacacgcagataattaagaaaattctcaggtatgcaggtttgctcacgatgtaacccctctcattctgagaggagactcaagcaaTAGTCAGCCGTATTAGGctatttcattttgatttttggaGTTTAGGAGTACTTAAACTCCAAAAAGTGGTTTAAAGAATAGATAAACGTAAACTTAACAActatgaacaaataaaaaatgaaatacctttgttaaattattaatatttatttgaattgaaaaaatccatctaatataattgtatatattgacatttataattttgaattgtaccaataattgacaatttatttattaattgtaccaattgactttgttttttttttttgttttaattaggaATATCTATTAATTgacatttttcttaataaacatCTGACCTTTAATATGCAATTAACCTTAATTGTAACTGTTATACAGTATActtctaaattaattattagttactttaaatagatagatagatagatatgtatatactttatttgcacaccacaaagacaaaaacaagtgaaataaaaacaaattaggaagagatcagcatacaaaaggcggccttatcgctaagtagcgatttttaactttagcttaaaatttttttttatatcatattgtaaatactataaatattgtaacattttagaattattgaatACGACgaatttaatgaatattgtgacaataataataattagtagttAGGTCAATAGCTAAGCATTCACATAATCTAATGTACATTGTTGTACTTGACTTAATGTATTGCTAGCAGTTCATTTtcctgaataaataaataaataaatctagtgTCACATTACTTTAAATAACCATGTTAGATgtaaaattgcttttttttaaaccatttcGATGATCATGTTGATGATCCGTAGATTGCAGTAGGTCCTGTCACGGTCGCCCCTTTATGTACGTTCGCAcataagaaaaattttaataaaaaaaatacaaccgacttcaaaaccgaaaaacgtacccactaaactaaaaagtgaaaaataacatcataatatgtcctacctgctgatcagtatgaaggcggtgctaagccggtgatgtattaattcaagccatgtgagaatatcttataaatttattcattacaattaaaattttgacggccttcgtggcgcaatATGCGCGGGAtctacaagtcggaggtcctgggttcgatcctcggctgggcagattgaggttttcataattggtcctgGTTTGGCTTgtgggctttggccgtggctagttaccactctaccggcaaagacgcaccgccaggcgatttagcgttccggtacgatgtcgtgtagaaaccaaaaggggtgtggtttttcatcctcctaacaaattagtccgcttccatcttagattgcatcatcacttaccatcaggtgagattgtagtcaacggctaacttgtaaataataaaaagtgcattcatcatcatcatcagccactGAACGGTGTATACAGACGCGTTTGTATACGACaggcgatttttttttttaataaacgaaTAATTatcatatct
The DNA window shown above is from Bicyclus anynana chromosome 27, ilBicAnyn1.1, whole genome shotgun sequence and carries:
- the LOC112049371 gene encoding zinc finger protein 569, translated to MSYLGMIKQECDESEAEQDSDEQNTSTLDTNTQNDWQISIKEEFTCNTEIDLGVDVVVPEQFEFLEHITYTCDICSEKLFQDIDLCIHMRSHRDYSDSFKMVRCNHCKYIPVNIYDLATHIKSHSMDEDSFNCHVCDFSSIDIYSLSVHLDAHVSDPVYKHYSFDWKRNRVKAKQRKSQDKLKYYTCKVCNYRCLKRRSLEVHMFTHTGKRSFPCNLCDFRGLTLRELKRHWTRHMQKTKLVTPHVYKCKFCPFKTGNDQFALERHMKSHTDMGNTNKPFTCMYCKCTFRYMTALWRHIRIHTGEEPYSCNKCKYTCSTLSSLKMHEQTHTGEKAYECAHCAYITRHRRNIVLHTKKHEEALPCTKQNTLTFHSLTNTGEKKHLCKNCDCATEDVSDLVDHMQKHAKKPSTRAKLKNQKNVTSHKLTHTEEKPHLCTHCDYVTEDLNDLVVHMQEHTKTEPKHEKLTNQTTITSDNLTHTEEKLVLCKHCDYVTEDLNNLVVHMQKHTKTEPKHEKLTIQTTITSDNLTHTEEKPHLCKHCDYVTEDLSNLLDHMKKHTKTEPENEKLTNQNTSTSHERKKYRKKTTYV
- the LOC128199653 gene encoding zinc finger protein 266-like; this translates as MQKHAKEHPLKLACLYCKFKCSKRSQLSEHLRSHDAYHRCAECGYATLARQTYEAHVRSHDKSLACYACDYVCTSAGDRAAHARTHCNEKPFQCLSCGVGFHRKYQLQRHRGERMCARANTLGQLTQLE